The following DNA comes from Kineococcus rhizosphaerae.
GTCACGAGGTCGGCCCCGGCGCGCAGGGTCGTGGTCGCGTCGGGTTCGTCGGGCAGCAGCGGGTCCGGGGCGAGCAGGCCGGACCCGATGTCGACGACGACGGGGACCCCCAGACCCGTCAGGTCACCCGGGTCCACCCCGGCCGTGAACCCGCTGACGACGAAGTTCGACGGGTGGACCTTCAGGACGAACCCCGTGTCCGGCCCGACCGCGTCGCGGTAGTCCGCCAGCGACGTGCGGTTCGTGGTGCCGACCTCGCGCAACCGCGCCCCGGTGGACTCCAGCAGGTCCGGCAGCCGGAACCCGTCGCCGATCTCGACGAGCTCGCCCCGGCTGACGACGATCTCCCGGCCCGCCGCCAGCGCCGTGGCGACCAGGACGAGGGCCGCGGCCCCGTTGTTCACGACGTGCACGTCCCCGGCGGCGGGGACGGCCTCGCGCAGCGCCGCCAGCGTCCCGCGACCGCGGCGGGCGCGCCGGCCGGTCACGAGGTCCAGCTCGACGTCCGTGGCGCCCGAGGCGGTCACGACCGCCTCGACGGCCGCCGCCGAGAGCTGGGCCCGGCCGAGGTTGGTGTGCAGGATCGCCCCGGTGGCGTTGAGCACCGGCCGCAGGCTCGTGCCGGCCGGGGGCAGCGCGGCCAGGACCGCCTCGACGAGGCCGTCCACCGGCAGGGAACCCTCGCGCACGGCCTG
Coding sequences within:
- the selA gene encoding L-seryl-tRNA(Sec) selenium transferase; the protein is MTDHRRTVPRTDALLADPRLAPAVDSRGRDVVKTAVRQAQQAVREGSLPVDGLVEAVLAALPPAGTSLRPVLNATGAILHTNLGRAQLSAAAVEAVVTASGATDVELDLVTGRRARRGRGTLAALREAVPAAGDVHVVNNGAAALVLVATALAAGREIVVSRGELVEIGDGFRLPDLLESTGARLREVGTTNRTSLADYRDAVGPDTGFVLKVHPSNFVVSGFTAGVDPGDLTGLGVPVVVDIGSGLLAPDPLLPDEPDATTTLRAGADLVTASGDKLLGGPQAGLLLGEAGLVERLRRHVLARALRVDKLTLAALEATLRSAGNPTRDAVHADVDVLRTRCSAVAEALRRNGFDARAEESVAVVGGGGAPGVDLPSWVVSLPADLAVPLRTGPTPVAGRVEDGRLLLDLRTVPVASDGTVVDAVVGLR